The genome window AATCAACTAAAGTCGAGTGCCGTGCCTGAAGTGTACATGTCCATGTTTATTCTGTGTATAACGACCCGTGTTATTAAAAAGAGTCTGCGTTACTGTGGTGTGAATGCTGTGCTTGGTTCGGGGTTTAGAGAGACCGGGCTGTAAGTAGGTCGGGCCGGGTTTAAGCGGCTTAACTACGTCAGCCTAAGCTGGGAGGAATTCATTGTAGAGCCCTCCGCGGTAGGCGGGGGCCTAAACGAGGCTGGCCTAGTTAAGCCTGATTCTTATTGTGTGCAGTCTGTTTTTGTTGTGCAACACAGCAGAGAGGACCAAAGGCAGCGTGTATAGGTTCCCATGCATGCAAGGCATGGATTGGTTTTGATTGGGAAAAACAGGAAACGAACGTTTTTCTGTTTAAGAATTAAACCGGTATCAGCTTCATCGCCCTGGACAAAGACAAGGACAGCTGGAGGCCATTATTACGATCAGGGACAAAGGGAGCTCGGGTGGAGCGGCGAAGAGTTAAAGTTCACAAGTGGGGCAATTGAAAGGTGTCTGATCAGAGGCACTATTTTGCCCCGCGTCGGCCCTGCCATGCTGTGAAGATGGCATCGAGCTCCTTGTTTCTGTCTAGCATGGTGGGCAAGTCGCGCTCCTCCAACTTCACCCTCTCCGAGAAGCTCGACCTGTTGAAGCTGGTGCGCCCTCATGTGCGCATTCTGGAGGAGCACACCAACAAGCATGCCGTCATCGTAGACAAGAACAAGTGTTGGGACACCGTGGCCGACCAGTACAACTCGCTGGGAGGGGACAGACCCCAGCGCACCGCTCAGGGCCTCCGGACTCTATACAAGAGACTGAAGGAGTCGGCCAAGCAGGAGCTGATGCAGAGGAGACACGCCCAGCCCGAATACAGGGGGAGCATTTCGGAGCCAACCAGGAGGGTGATGGAGATGATTCCTCAGTTGTTTCACCACGTGCCCGTACAGGATAAAGACCAAGCGCTGCGCAGGTACACGTCCCCGTGTGACAACTTTATGGCTTGTTTTTTGAGACGcgcaaaaaaaaactaaaaaaccgCACCCATCGAAATACCAAACGCGAATTTCTTTCATATTATTTTTGCTACTTTTACAGCCTATTTAAAATAGTCTTTCATATCGAGATTATACActacacaaaacaaaatacacctTGACaccttttttatatatttacgtttaaaacatttgaataattaATTTGATAATTATTGTTTTGAATCTTACTTTTCTTAACTTGGCTAAAGCTGTTAATTGTAGCCCTTCTTAATTTTCCTTGAATGTATTGCTATTGAAACGTGACTTGGTTGTGCCATTGACGCATGTTGCTCACCATCTGCAGGTTAATATACAACAAACACAACTCTCCCATTGAGCACCCGGCCAGCAGCTCCTCTCTGCCCGGCCTGCAGGATTACCCAGCAGCCCTCCCGCTTGCCCACAAGCTGGTCCAGCTGGAGCCCGAGGAGGATGTGAAGCCGCCTCCCGAGCTCCCCGTCCTACCCCTCGTCACGGGGCCGGAAGGGGTCAGGGAACAGGAGCAGGTAGGCAACGTTGACGACGAGTCTCTGGTCAGCGTGCAGGACTACGAGCCGTCCCTGTCCCCCGCCCTGTCCACCTCCTCGGTCAACATCCCCCTCTCCGGGTCACCACTGGTGGACCCCCACCACGACCTGTACCCCAACGTCCTGTACCCCCACGACCACCTGGAGCACGAGCGCTTCCGGCCCCACCACTTCGCCAAGGAGGAGCACGAGCTGGTGCTAGCCAACCACCAGAAGGTGGCGGTGTacctggaggagaagagggaggggctgaagaggaagcaggagctggaggaggagctactGAGAGCCAAGATCAAGGTGGAGCGGCTGAGGGCGGCCAGACTGAGACACGGGCTGCCTCTGCCTCTATAGCACAAGCCTGAGGAGACACAGCCTGCCTTTGGTAGCAATGCCCTTAAACTCTTGAACGGGACCCACAATGGGTCGCGGTCCGGTTGGAGGTGGGTCGCAACCCCCAAAACACGGGAGTGCTCAGAGTGTGTGGTCGGGACCCAAGGACACACTGAAATGGTCTTTTGGTCCAGAGATGAACGTGTGGAGGAACCTCTGCTCTATAGCACACATAATGGCACCCTAAGTCTGAGGAGGGGACTGAAGAATCCCTCAGCCTCAATGGATGAATATTTTCTTAGTTTTGCTTGAGACCTGTTTTAGCCCAAAATACTTTTGAGGGCCGTAGTCTAACGATGCATTGCCTACAGCCCGATTTTCATCAGAGTAATTCCAATCATCCAAAACATTTTTGTCATATTTTTATGGCAGATACGACCATATTACTAATGACCTGCCAGTACAAAACCTTACTATGCTCAAATGTAAGGGAATGAACCGTGTGATTAGGTATTTTCTACATTTCAGAATGTGTATTTGCCCCTGTTGGGTTAGTTTAGTGACTGgccattttttattaatttgagAACAGTTTGCAAAGAAGAGCTCAAGCTAGTTCCTACAAGGTTTGAGAAGCATGCAAAGATTGGAAAAATAAGCCTTTCAATGCAATCCTTAATTATTTTGAAGATGAATGGACATTAAGACATTAGCACTGTGATACTTCTGTTTTGGTGGGATGAGCCCTTCCACTTCAAGGCCTTGACAAGACATTTGTGATGTCTTGTCAACAGAAATCCTCATATGGAgatctaaaataaataaataacagggAGCACATGGAAGCTTTATATATTGAATGGAATCTTTGATGTGTGATGTTGTTTAAATGTTGTGCTAATAATGGTACAAGAGTGTTCCTCTGTCCCAGTTCAATGTTCATGcacttattaaaaaataattaaccgTTTTATGGTTCTTACACATTAGCTCTGCATCACATCTCCTATCTTCAGTCTGGTGTTACAACACATATTTTAATGGTCATTTATTTCGACGTATAAAATGGTTTCCGTGTGTTTACTCGTGTGTTTACTCGTGTGTTTGACCTGGTGTGGATTATCTATAAACCCGATGGCACATTTGGCAGTTAAACTGTTGTGTAGCGCCCTCCACTGGTgggtttatatatttttgaacaGTCGAGTTCTCTATTGGTTAACGTCTTCATCCACTGTAGATTTCTCACTTTGTTCCCAGGGCTAGGCGGTCCTCCTCAGCTGCATCAAGGCTCCTCTCCCAAGGCTCCACTGGGGAAGGCAGGGTCTTCAGGGGGGGTTCCATCCGGCCCCCCCAGCACGTCCGGGGTCAGGTACTTCAATGTGATGTGGTGTAAAGCCAGCAAGAAGAAGCACAAGCGCTGGGAGGGGGATGCTGTGCTTGTGACCAGAGGACGCACCGCCACACTCAAAGACATGGAGGGCAAAGACATCGGAAAAGGTGACACTCTTTCACTGTTATTGCCTTCATGCAACTGGAATGGttgaaaataaaaacttttTAACATTGCAATCAGTCGGAAAGACGCAATGAAAAAAGTGTTTTCCTTGGTTATACTTAATACCTCGTTAACCATCTGGTAAAGTGTAATGCTATGTCCTTATATGTCTTCTGATGTAATGAATGTGATGATCCGGTCAGAAGTCCTTAGTTTTGTTCTGTGTTCGTACAGGAAGTGGCTACAAGGTGTCTGAGCTTGCCGCTCTTTGTGAGGGGGAGACTCTGATGGTCGgggggaaggaggtggaggtgatgggggtgATATCTGCTGAAGACTTTGCCAAGGGCCGCTGCTTCCAAGAAGCCCACGTGgtaaaggaagaggagggtccCAAGTCCGGCCCGCCTCCCCCTCGGAACTCGGCCTCTAAACCGTTCTGCAGCCCCATGCTGGGCAGAGCGGAGAACACCGGCACCAGAGGGCAGGAGGAGCAGCCGGGCAGGCCCCGCCATGACCCCCTCGCTGCAGGTAGAGACCAGCACGGCACCGCAGGCCTCACGCCACCGCCACCCTGACCATGAGGGCTCGCGGGAACGTCAGGCCTGCAATAACAGGGTTGCTGGATTGAAGCCCTTTTGGAAAAGGGGATTTCGGTCCTTGAGCAAGGAACTTTCTTCCCTAACTATATAACGCCTCATATTGCATAGAAAGTGGACGATGCATATTTTTCAATGCAGCCCAATACTCGTTTGTACTGCACAGCTAGAGCTTTCTGCCTAGGTCAAGTTCACTGCTTGTGTTTTAGATGCGTTTGGCACAACTGGATTGATTTCCCAATGCTTGTCGGGTTCTAGATGCAACACAAACCCTTCTGGAACGAAAGGTTGCAAGCCTTATGCTGTGTTGTTTTGGAAATGAAGAGACTTACTTTATTTGAACTCTGTTGATGCAACCAGCATCAAGGATGCGTAAGAGGCTTGGTGTGCAGTGTTGGATGTCCGCTGCTGGTGCttgtatgaatgtgtttttgtAACCCACAAATCCCTTTGTGCTATGTCTCTCTGTAGGTGCCTTGGTTATGCCGCGTC of Gadus macrocephalus chromosome 11, ASM3116895v1 contains these proteins:
- the LOC132468299 gene encoding fibrinogen silencer-binding protein; the protein is MASSSLFLSSMVGKSRSSNFTLSEKLDLLKLVRPHVRILEEHTNKHAVIVDKNKCWDTVADQYNSLGGDRPQRTAQGLRTLYKRLKESAKQELMQRRHAQPEYRGSISEPTRRVMEMIPQLFHHVPVQDKDQALRRLIYNKHNSPIEHPASSSSLPGLQDYPAALPLAHKLVQLEPEEDVKPPPELPVLPLVTGPEGVREQEQVGNVDDESLVSVQDYEPSLSPALSTSSVNIPLSGSPLVDPHHDLYPNVLYPHDHLEHERFRPHHFAKEEHELVLANHQKVAVYLEEKREGLKRKQELEEELLRAKIKVERLRAARLRHGLPLPL